The Methylacidimicrobium sp. B4 genome contains a region encoding:
- a CDS encoding IS1380 family transposase — MTECSQETFGFTAHFSRRVEAGFTAGRVSSDGGAILLREADRKIGLLRRLERCFRDRRHPGRIVHRVREMLAQRIFGIALGYEDLNDHEQLRTDPLVALLSGKRDLEADLAGKSTLNRLELVGRSERYHKIDYSAEAIDRLLVDLYLESHPQAPKEVVLDLDATDIPLYGHQPERFFHGYYDAYCYLPLYIFAEDQLLGVRLRPSNQDAAEGSLAEIIRIVGQLRTHWPEVKIVLRADSGFCREEIMAWCEANQVDFLFGLIRNERLCRPIEASMKQARRLHESTGKPARVFSEFAYRTLSSWSRERRVVSIAEYLEKGKNPRFVVTSLSTEEWPAQALYEKLYCARGEMENRIKGAPAKPAKSRWCKSTTLKK; from the coding sequence ATGACAGAGTGTAGCCAAGAGACTTTTGGATTTACAGCCCATTTTTCGCGTCGGGTGGAAGCGGGATTTACCGCGGGTCGGGTTTCGAGTGATGGGGGCGCGATCCTCTTACGAGAAGCGGATCGGAAGATCGGGTTGTTAAGACGGCTGGAGCGTTGCTTCCGGGATCGACGCCATCCGGGGCGCATTGTGCATCGGGTGCGGGAGATGCTAGCGCAGCGCATCTTCGGGATTGCGCTGGGCTACGAGGATCTCAATGACCACGAGCAGCTGCGTACCGATCCTTTGGTGGCTCTCCTAAGCGGTAAAAGGGATCTGGAAGCGGATCTGGCGGGCAAGAGTACGCTCAACCGCCTGGAACTGGTAGGTCGAAGCGAACGCTACCACAAGATCGACTACTCGGCCGAAGCGATCGACCGGCTGTTGGTCGATCTCTACCTTGAATCGCATCCCCAGGCTCCCAAGGAGGTGGTGCTCGATCTGGATGCGACCGACATCCCTCTTTACGGCCATCAGCCCGAGCGCTTCTTCCATGGCTATTATGATGCGTATTGTTATTTGCCGCTCTACATCTTCGCCGAAGATCAGCTCCTCGGCGTGCGGCTTCGGCCATCGAACCAGGATGCGGCGGAGGGATCCCTTGCCGAGATCATCCGGATCGTGGGACAACTCCGCACCCATTGGCCCGAGGTCAAGATCGTGCTCCGGGCCGACTCGGGCTTCTGCCGGGAAGAGATCATGGCCTGGTGCGAAGCCAATCAGGTCGACTTCCTCTTCGGCCTGATTCGCAACGAGCGCTTGTGCCGACCCATTGAGGCGTCGATGAAGCAGGCCCGTCGTCTGCACGAGTCCACGGGCAAACCGGCTCGCGTCTTTTCCGAGTTTGCCTATCGCACCTTGAGTAGCTGGTCGAGGGAGCGCCGAGTGGTCTCCATAGCTGAGTACTTGGAGAAAGGAAAGAATCCGCGCTTTGTCGTCACCTCTCTCTCCACCGAGGAGTGGCCCGCCCAGGCCCTCTACGAGAAGCTCTACTGCGCGCGCGGAGAGATGGAGAATCGGATCAAGGGTGCGCCGGCAAAACCGGCGAAGAGTAGGTGGTGCAAGTCCACTACACTGAAGAAATAG
- a CDS encoding glycosyltransferase, with protein MRPPRVLVLAPLLARSSGGLASAVSALSELLCSAGWGLRVLTTDLGASRDEERARLDARASCSVFPVGNGWNRWMYRSPELIGWVRSHIRDYDLLDIQGVWLDVAVAAARAAFESGVPYVFTPHGQASRQDRKKKLWKKLLFQKLLLEEAWRRAAAIRFLVEEEKELCALPPHPGSVVIPNFVRIPSLSQEEKERGAARISWDGPVILFLGRISPQKGVLEILSAFERVYRSRPDVHLVVAGPDQGSYGAWVRTQASQMAGKAHVHFVGPVYDAEKWALLSSASLFVTLSRNEGLPMAVIEALGAGVPILITAEANVGAAVEAGAGCLVRLEDLDGVAGRMLEILGNAELRERMSRNARRFFAERYSCEAVRGDLLSFYERLSGPARGSGTGEGRGNRAE; from the coding sequence GGATTGGCGAGCGCCGTTTCGGCCCTGAGCGAGCTCCTCTGCTCGGCGGGGTGGGGCTTGCGGGTGCTGACGACCGACCTTGGAGCGAGCCGGGACGAGGAGAGAGCCCGGCTCGATGCGCGGGCCAGCTGTTCGGTGTTCCCCGTGGGAAACGGATGGAACCGCTGGATGTATCGTTCTCCGGAGCTAATCGGTTGGGTCCGGAGCCACATTCGCGACTACGACCTCCTGGATATTCAAGGAGTCTGGCTCGATGTGGCTGTTGCCGCCGCGCGCGCCGCTTTCGAGAGCGGAGTCCCCTACGTGTTCACGCCGCATGGGCAAGCCTCTCGACAGGATCGGAAGAAAAAACTCTGGAAAAAGCTTCTCTTTCAAAAGCTCCTGCTGGAAGAGGCGTGGCGGCGCGCAGCCGCGATCCGCTTCCTGGTCGAGGAGGAAAAAGAGCTCTGCGCCCTTCCTCCGCATCCCGGATCGGTCGTCATCCCCAACTTCGTCAGGATTCCGTCCCTCTCCCAGGAAGAAAAGGAACGGGGTGCGGCGAGGATCTCATGGGATGGGCCGGTGATCCTTTTCCTGGGGCGGATCAGCCCGCAGAAGGGAGTCCTTGAGATTCTCAGCGCCTTTGAGCGCGTCTACCGGAGTCGGCCCGATGTGCATCTGGTCGTTGCGGGACCCGACCAGGGCTCTTACGGCGCATGGGTACGAACCCAAGCATCCCAGATGGCAGGGAAAGCCCATGTGCACTTTGTCGGCCCGGTGTATGACGCGGAAAAGTGGGCTCTTCTCAGTTCGGCTTCTCTCTTTGTCACGCTTTCCCGCAACGAAGGCCTGCCCATGGCGGTGATCGAGGCGCTCGGTGCCGGAGTGCCCATCCTGATCACCGCCGAAGCCAATGTCGGGGCGGCCGTCGAGGCGGGAGCAGGATGCCTCGTGCGCCTGGAAGATTTGGATGGAGTAGCCGGGCGAATGCTGGAAATCCTGGGGAATGCGGAGCTACGCGAGAGGATGTCCCGGAACGCACGCCGCTTCTTTGCGGAGCGGTACTCCTGCGAAGCCGTGCGGGGCGATCTGCTCTCCTTTTATGAACGCCTTTCGGGGCCGGCCCGCGGATCCGGAACGGGCGAGGGGAGAGGCAATCGGGCGGAATGA